In Lacinutrix sp. Bg11-31, the DNA window ACTTTCTACGATTATAAATTGCCATTATTATGTAATTTTATAAAAAGAAAAATTATTCCTTATTATGCCTAACAAAGTCGAAAAACTAAGTTTGCTGTCTGAAATGATAGCGTTTGCTAAAGCAGATAAAAACTTAAAGAGATTAGAGTATAACTTCCTCTTAGGTATCTCTAAACAATTAAATGTTTCTCGAGAAGATTTCGACTATTTAATTGAGCACCCTATAAATTATGAGAACCTTAAATCTCATAGCGAACGTATAGTACAGTTTCATCGTCTAGTTTTATTAACACATATAGATAAAGAGCGTACACGTAGTGAAGAAGTAAAATTATATAATTATGGTTTACGAATGGGATTAAATCATGAGTCCATTACAAAAGTATTGTATTTAATGGATGGTTTCCCAAATATGATGGTTCCTGCAGAAGTTTTAATCGATATTTTTAAGGTACAGTATAATTAAGTGAAACTCTAAATTGAAAAGCCTTTTGGTGCATTCAATTTAGCTAGTTGAACTTATTCCTGCGAAGGCAGGAATCTCATGTTTTAAGAGCCTTTTATAACTTGACTTTTTCATTTTTTTTCGCTAACTTCGATTATCGTCTGATATAAAACATTAAAACAATTTTATATCAACGAAACATTATGAGCAATTAGTGTATTTAAAAAAAACATTCCCTTGAAATAGAATGACAAAAAAACAAACAAAACGAATACTCAGAATAGTATTTATTATTGCAAGTATATTTTCTTTGTGGTTCGTACCATGGATTTTGGTAAAAGCTTGGATATTACCACTACCTGATACTGTTGAAGAACAAGTAAATAGGGCAATTGATTATGGGTTTGATGGAATGATTGTTTATGTAGACGAAGCAGGTAAACCGCCAGCATTTTATACAAGTGGTTGGAAAGACCGAAAAAACAAAATACCTACCGACTCTCAAGCCTTATTCAATATTGGCAGTATCAGCAAGCTATATGTCGCTGTTGCTATCACAAAATTAGTAAAAGACAAACATTTATCTTTAGATAAAACGCTGGCTGATTACTTTCCAGAACTTGTGGGTAGAATTGAAAATGCAGAAAAAATTACTCTGAGGTTGATGATAAAACATCGGAGTGGTATACCAAATTATACAGATTATGGTTATTGGGATAATCCACCGAAAAGTCATAAAGAAACCCTTGAATTGGCACTTGATTTGCCAGCCAATTTTAAGCCAGGTGAAGATTATGGTTATTCAAACACGAATTATTTATTGCTTCGGAAACTCATGGACAAGGTCTTAGGTTATAGCCGTAACCAATATATTAAGGAGAAAATTTTGACACCACTCGAGCTAAACAATACATTCAATTCCCTTAATGAAGTAAATATAGACGATATTATGAGTGGATATCATGTTGGCTATGAATCCGATTTAAAAACGGAATATGGTGGAATGTTTGCTACAGCAGAAGATGTTGGCATTTTTTTAAGAGCACTAAACGATGGTTCAGTGTTTGATGAAGGCGAACAAGAAATCTATTCTTCGATTTATGTGTACAAACATTCGGGGTGGGTTCTTGGATATCAGAGTTTTTCCGAATATTATGAAGATATTGATACTGTTGTTGTTCAGTTTAATAACACAACCGACTCTAAACTATATATGTGGAATTTGGCAGAAATAGTATATACCCGAATAGTAAAAATAATTAGAAATAAAAAAATCTCATAACAACGTGTGTAAAACATAGCTAATAAGAGTTTGACCCATAGGTACGTGTATATTTACAAAGACCGCCAAATTTTTAAATTTGGCTTTTAAGATTGATAAGTTAAAAACAAAATATAAAAATTCGGCTCTGTGTTAACCCGAAAAGTTAGTGTCTTTTTACGAGCTACGTTTCATACACGAACACGATAATCGAACCTCTACCAAAAACATACTATTTCAAAGTTTCTAACTTCCCTTGATAACTTTTAATTTCGTCACGTAATTTTGCAGCAACAATAAAATCTAAAGCTTTTGCTGCTTGCTCCATAACTTTACGTTTTTCACGTATTTTCTTTTCTAATTCACCTTTAGTTAAATATTCGCTTTCTGGTTCTGCAGCACGTGCAGCTTCCAATTCGTAGCTATAAGTACTTACAGAGTTTTTACCTAAAGCACTATCTAAACTTTTGTTTAGGGCTTTTGGTACCATGTTATTTTCTGTATTGTAAGCTATTTGTTTTTCGCGTCTATATTCGGTTTCATCAATAGTTTTCTGCATACTTTTGGTAATCTTATCTGCATACATAATGGCTTTACCATTTAAGTTTCTTGCAGCTCTACCAACGGTTTGTGTTA includes these proteins:
- a CDS encoding serine hydrolase; amino-acid sequence: MTKKQTKRILRIVFIIASIFSLWFVPWILVKAWILPLPDTVEEQVNRAIDYGFDGMIVYVDEAGKPPAFYTSGWKDRKNKIPTDSQALFNIGSISKLYVAVAITKLVKDKHLSLDKTLADYFPELVGRIENAEKITLRLMIKHRSGIPNYTDYGYWDNPPKSHKETLELALDLPANFKPGEDYGYSNTNYLLLRKLMDKVLGYSRNQYIKEKILTPLELNNTFNSLNEVNIDDIMSGYHVGYESDLKTEYGGMFATAEDVGIFLRALNDGSVFDEGEQEIYSSIYVYKHSGWVLGYQSFSEYYEDIDTVVVQFNNTTDSKLYMWNLAEIVYTRIVKIIRNKKIS